The Bdellovibrio sp. ZAP7 DNA segment CGGCGATGATGAAAGACCCTGTGCAAATGCAAAAGGTTTTGTCTGCAGTTAAAGCCGCAGTGAAAATTCCCGTGACGATTAAAATCCGTACCGGTTGGGATTCCACGACTCGCAATGCTTCGGAAATTTGCAATATCGCATACAACGAAGGCATGGAGTGGGTCGCAATTCACGGCCGCACTCGTAATCAAGGTTACTCTGGGTTTGCGGATTGGGATTTTATCACTGAAGTTAAGGCCAACGCGAAACTGCCTATTCTTGGAAACGGAGACATCCTCACACCAAGACAGGCCGTTTTGAGACTAGAGCAGTCGGGCTGTGATGGTGTAATGATCGGTCGTGGTTGTCTGAAAAATCCGTTTATCTTTATGGACGCCTTGTCCTTATGGCGGGGCGAGTCTGTAAAAGACGTAAAAAGAGACTATGTTAGCTTGTTTAACAGCCTGAAAAATGAGGTTGTTGCGCATTGTGATGAACACATCACTGGTATTCAGTTGAGAAAGTTTGCAGCTTGGTTCTCGACAGGGTATCCTGGAGCGGCACAATTCAGGAAGAATCTTTTCCAATCCAAAAGCAATGAAGAGAT contains these protein-coding regions:
- the dusB gene encoding tRNA dihydrouridine synthase DusB; amino-acid sequence: MNPLHALKTNPFVLAPMAGITDHAFRTFMKKLDASVVVTELVSASGIEYKSEKTLKLMSFDETQRPIGVQLFGEDPEILARGAQFAEADGCDFIDLNFGCPVPKVVKKGAGSAMMKDPVQMQKVLSAVKAAVKIPVTIKIRTGWDSTTRNASEICNIAYNEGMEWVAIHGRTRNQGYSGFADWDFITEVKANAKLPILGNGDILTPRQAVLRLEQSGCDGVMIGRGCLKNPFIFMDALSLWRGESVKDVKRDYVSLFNSLKNEVVAHCDEHITGIQLRKFAAWFSTGYPGAAQFRKNLFQSKSNEEIMTLANEFFASIGSVEQEDQSKDEFLMGGHG